The following proteins come from a genomic window of Salvia hispanica cultivar TCC Black 2014 chromosome 4, UniMelb_Shisp_WGS_1.0, whole genome shotgun sequence:
- the LOC125221853 gene encoding auxin response factor 1-like isoform X1, with product MAHLAANQLAGGIPPTGSPNEALYKELWHACAGPLISVPRENERVYYFPQGHMEQLEASTHQGLDQQLPSFNLPSKILCKVMNVQLRAEPDTDEVYAQITLLPEHDQSPVTSPDPPLPEPEKSTVHSFCKTLTASDTSTHGGFSVLRRHADDCLPPLDMSQQPPWQELVASDLHGNEWHFRHIFRGQPRRHLLTTGWSVFVSAKKLVAGDAFIFLRGENGDLRVGVRRLMRQANNMPSSVISSHSMHLGVLATASHAISTGTLFSVFYKPRTSRSEFIVSVNKYLEAQNLKLSVGMRFKMRFEGEEVPERRFSGTIVGVGNNNATSRWPDSEWRSLKVQWDEPSAIVRPDRVSAWEIEPLVAAIPPNPQTQQRNKRARPLVLPSPAQDPSPLCIWKSTVDSPSAFACSDPSRGQDTFQSPKISDGTKISGINFSKNLVPVSSKSVYQPSQVETAAESFAPPSEKRQANGCRLFGIELLDHSSIEATSPAIQSETAIEDSHVPLYADYDQHSEPSDRNPSHAPSASCDPDKSCLRSPHDAHNRQIRSCTKVHMQGIAVGRAVDLTRFDCYEDLLKKFEEMFEIIGELSGSTKKWQVVYTDDEDDMMMVGDDPWHEFCTMVKKIYIYSTEEAKRLSPKIKLPLAEVKSEKLLSDGAAGTEEQSSTVGSGY from the exons ATGGCACACCTTGCTGCGAATCAGTTAGCTGGAGGGATCCCACCCACAG ggTCTCCGAATGAAGCTTTGTATAAAGAACTTTGGCATGCCTGTGCTGGACCACTTATCAGCGTTCCTCGTGAAAATGAACGAGTTTATTACTTTCCGCAAGGTCACATGGAACAG CTCGAAGCATCTACACATCAGGGATTGGATCAGCAACTTCCTTCGTTCAACTTACCCAGTAAAATCCTTTGCAAAGTGATGAATGTTCAACTTCGG gCTGAACCAGACACAGATGAGGTGTATGCTCAAATAACGCTTCTTCCCGAACACGAT CAAAGTCCAGTCACAAGTCCTGATCCTCCTCTACCAGAGCCTGAAAAGAGCACTGTTCATTCATTTTGTAAGACTCTCACTGCTTCTGATACCAGTACCCATGGTGGATTCTCGGTGTTAAGAAGGCATGCCGATGATTGTCTGCCCCCACTG GATATGTCTCAACAACCACCGTGGCAGGAGTTGGTGGCTTCTGATCTTCATGGGAATGAATGGCATTTCCGTCACATATTCCGAG GTCAACCACGGCGTCACTTATTAACTACTGGCTGGAGTGTGTTTGTCAGTGCAAAAAAACTGGTTGCTGGAGATGCTTTTATCTTCCTAAG AGGGGAAAATGGGGATCTCCGAGTAGGTGTACGCAGGCTTATGAGACAAGCAAACAACATGCCATCTTCTGTTATATCAAGTCACAGCATGCATCTTGGGGTTCTTGCAACTGCCTCACATGCCATCTCGACTGGAACCTTATTTTCAGTCTTTTATAAACCAAG GACTAGTCGATCTGAatttatagtaagtgttaACAAGTATCTGGAAGCTCAAAATCTCAAGCTGTCAGTAGGGATGAGATTTAAGATGAGATTTGAAGGTGAAGAGGTACCTGAAAGAAG GTTCAGTGGGACTATCGTTGGCGTTGGAAATAACAATGCTACTTCTCGATGGCCTGATTCTGAGTGGAGATCTCTGAAG GTCCAATGGGATGAACCTTCGGCCATAGTACGTCCAGATAGAGTTTCAGCATGGGAAATAGAACCCCTAGTTGCAGCAATTCCTCCAAACCCACAGACTCAACAAAGGAATAAGCGGGCACGACCCCTTGTTTTGCCTTCGCCAGCGCAAGATCCATCTCCACTTt GTATCTGGAAGTCAACAGTTGACTCCCCATCAGCATTTGCCTGTAGTGATCCATCACGTGGTCAAGACACGTTTCAATCGCCAAAGATCAGCGATGGAACCAAAATTAGTGGAATCAATTTTAGTAAGAACTTGGTACCGGTCTCTAGCAAGTCTGTATACCAGCCTAGTCAAGTAGAAACTGCTGCAGAGTCATTTGCTCCCCCCAGTGAAAAAAGGCAGGCAAATGGCTGCAGGCTGTTTGGAATCGAGTTGCTTGACCATTCTTCTATTGAAGCTACATCACCAGCCATTCAATCTGAAACAGCTATTGAGGATTCTCATGTTCCTCTGTATGCTGATTATGATCAACATTCTGAACCATCAGACCGTAACCCATCTCACGCTCCCTCAGCCAGTTGTGATCCTGATAAGTCATGCCTTAGATCCCCTCATGATGCACACAACAGGCAAATCCGCAGCTGCACAAAG GTTCACATGCAAGGAATTGCTGTTGGCAGAGCAGTGGACCTGACTAGGTTTGATTGCTATGAGGATCTGCTCAAGAAATTCGAAGAGATGTTTGAAATTATAGGGGAGCTCTCTGGTTCAACCAAGAAATGGCAAGTTGTCTACACTGATGATGAGGATGACATGATGATGGTTGGAGATGACCCATGGCA tgaattttgCACCATGGTAAAgaagatatatatatactcaacCGAGGAAGCGAAGAGGCTCTCCCCCAAGATAAAGCTTCCCCTGGCAGAGGTCAAATCCGAGAAACTCCTGTCTGATGGAGCTGCGGGCACTGAAGAACAGTCTTCAACTGTTGGATCTGGTTACTGA
- the LOC125221853 gene encoding auxin response factor 1-like isoform X2 codes for MAHLAANQLAGGIPPTGSPNEALYKELWHACAGPLISVPRENERVYYFPQGHMEQLEASTHQGLDQQLPSFNLPSKILCKVMNVQLRAEPDTDEVYAQITLLPEHDQSPVTSPDPPLPEPEKSTVHSFCKTLTASDTSTHGGFSVLRRHADDCLPPLDMSQQPPWQELVASDLHGNEWHFRHIFRGQPRRHLLTTGWSVFVSAKKLVAGDAFIFLRGENGDLRVGVRRLMRQANNMPSSVISSHSMHLGVLATASHAISTGTLFSVFYKPRTSRSEFIVSVNKYLEAQNLKLSVGMRFKMRFEGEEVPERRFSGTIVGVGNNNATSRWPDSEWRSLKVQWDEPSAIVRPDRVSAWEIEPLVAAIPPNPQTQQRNKRARPLVLPSPAQDPSPLCIWKSTVDSPSAFACSDPSRGQDTFQSPKISDGTKISGINFKSFAPPSEKRQANGCRLFGIELLDHSSIEATSPAIQSETAIEDSHVPLYADYDQHSEPSDRNPSHAPSASCDPDKSCLRSPHDAHNRQIRSCTKVHMQGIAVGRAVDLTRFDCYEDLLKKFEEMFEIIGELSGSTKKWQVVYTDDEDDMMMVGDDPWHEFCTMVKKIYIYSTEEAKRLSPKIKLPLAEVKSEKLLSDGAAGTEEQSSTVGSGY; via the exons ATGGCACACCTTGCTGCGAATCAGTTAGCTGGAGGGATCCCACCCACAG ggTCTCCGAATGAAGCTTTGTATAAAGAACTTTGGCATGCCTGTGCTGGACCACTTATCAGCGTTCCTCGTGAAAATGAACGAGTTTATTACTTTCCGCAAGGTCACATGGAACAG CTCGAAGCATCTACACATCAGGGATTGGATCAGCAACTTCCTTCGTTCAACTTACCCAGTAAAATCCTTTGCAAAGTGATGAATGTTCAACTTCGG gCTGAACCAGACACAGATGAGGTGTATGCTCAAATAACGCTTCTTCCCGAACACGAT CAAAGTCCAGTCACAAGTCCTGATCCTCCTCTACCAGAGCCTGAAAAGAGCACTGTTCATTCATTTTGTAAGACTCTCACTGCTTCTGATACCAGTACCCATGGTGGATTCTCGGTGTTAAGAAGGCATGCCGATGATTGTCTGCCCCCACTG GATATGTCTCAACAACCACCGTGGCAGGAGTTGGTGGCTTCTGATCTTCATGGGAATGAATGGCATTTCCGTCACATATTCCGAG GTCAACCACGGCGTCACTTATTAACTACTGGCTGGAGTGTGTTTGTCAGTGCAAAAAAACTGGTTGCTGGAGATGCTTTTATCTTCCTAAG AGGGGAAAATGGGGATCTCCGAGTAGGTGTACGCAGGCTTATGAGACAAGCAAACAACATGCCATCTTCTGTTATATCAAGTCACAGCATGCATCTTGGGGTTCTTGCAACTGCCTCACATGCCATCTCGACTGGAACCTTATTTTCAGTCTTTTATAAACCAAG GACTAGTCGATCTGAatttatagtaagtgttaACAAGTATCTGGAAGCTCAAAATCTCAAGCTGTCAGTAGGGATGAGATTTAAGATGAGATTTGAAGGTGAAGAGGTACCTGAAAGAAG GTTCAGTGGGACTATCGTTGGCGTTGGAAATAACAATGCTACTTCTCGATGGCCTGATTCTGAGTGGAGATCTCTGAAG GTCCAATGGGATGAACCTTCGGCCATAGTACGTCCAGATAGAGTTTCAGCATGGGAAATAGAACCCCTAGTTGCAGCAATTCCTCCAAACCCACAGACTCAACAAAGGAATAAGCGGGCACGACCCCTTGTTTTGCCTTCGCCAGCGCAAGATCCATCTCCACTTt GTATCTGGAAGTCAACAGTTGACTCCCCATCAGCATTTGCCTGTAGTGATCCATCACGTGGTCAAGACACGTTTCAATCGCCAAAGATCAGCGATGGAACCAAAATTAGTGGAATCAATTTTA AGTCATTTGCTCCCCCCAGTGAAAAAAGGCAGGCAAATGGCTGCAGGCTGTTTGGAATCGAGTTGCTTGACCATTCTTCTATTGAAGCTACATCACCAGCCATTCAATCTGAAACAGCTATTGAGGATTCTCATGTTCCTCTGTATGCTGATTATGATCAACATTCTGAACCATCAGACCGTAACCCATCTCACGCTCCCTCAGCCAGTTGTGATCCTGATAAGTCATGCCTTAGATCCCCTCATGATGCACACAACAGGCAAATCCGCAGCTGCACAAAG GTTCACATGCAAGGAATTGCTGTTGGCAGAGCAGTGGACCTGACTAGGTTTGATTGCTATGAGGATCTGCTCAAGAAATTCGAAGAGATGTTTGAAATTATAGGGGAGCTCTCTGGTTCAACCAAGAAATGGCAAGTTGTCTACACTGATGATGAGGATGACATGATGATGGTTGGAGATGACCCATGGCA tgaattttgCACCATGGTAAAgaagatatatatatactcaacCGAGGAAGCGAAGAGGCTCTCCCCCAAGATAAAGCTTCCCCTGGCAGAGGTCAAATCCGAGAAACTCCTGTCTGATGGAGCTGCGGGCACTGAAGAACAGTCTTCAACTGTTGGATCTGGTTACTGA